In Brienomyrus brachyistius isolate T26 chromosome 25, BBRACH_0.4, whole genome shotgun sequence, a single window of DNA contains:
- the LOC125720280 gene encoding mucin-2 — MHLQLVLKHHNYHYYPTHNYILIYNYSPTNNYSHNYHYYPTHKCIYNYSNYNYSPTNNYSHNYHYYPTHNYILIYNYYATINTYSHNHHYYPTHNYILIYNYYATNNTYILATTTTLPTTRKTTTPLPTTTITATTTQSTSFTPNGPTSTTVPIITTPQPTTTATTTTTTLPTTTSSSITTPQPTTTATTTTTTLPTNASTPSTQAVTTTAFTTTQQTTTVSPTTTTTQSTPATPIFTSTKSSTSLITTTIILPKTRSTTTLLETTTVPTTTTTQSTTFTPNGPTSTTVPIITTRQPTTTATTTTTTLPTTTSSSITTPKPTTTATTTTTTLPTNASTTSTQAVTTTAFSTTQQTTTVSPTTTTTQSTPATAILTSTNSPTSVLATTTTLPTTRKTTTPLPTTITATTTTQSTTFTPNGPTSTTVPIITTPQPTTTATTTTTTLPTTASTTELPNTTPVTTSTSPTTSITTKPKTISPSTTTSQQTTTTAPTTPTNRRGTTTNMKTTSTRTVSRDSATGLEVPLNLTFKIPKEFDYALTNSSSAEYKALENTVVLQVH, encoded by the exons ATGCATCTACAACTAGTACTCAAGCA CCACAACTACCACTACTACCCTACCCACAACTACATCCTCATCTATAACTACTCCCCAACCAACAACTACAGCCACAACTACCACTACTACCCTACCCACAAATGCATCTACAACTA TTCCAATTATAACTACTCCCCAACCAACAACTACAGCCACAACTACCACTACTACCCTACCCACAACTACATCCTCATCTATAACTACTACGCAACCATCAACACCTACAGTCACAACCACCACTACTACCCTACCCACAACTACATCCTCATCTATAACTACTACGCAACCAACAACACCTACA TTCTTGCAACCACTACCACTCTACCAACGACAAGAAAGACCACCACCCCATTACCAACAACTACAATAACAGCCACTACAACCCAGTCCACAAGCTTTACACCTAATGGTCCAACTTCTACTACAGTTCCAATTATAACTACTCCCCAACCAACAACTACAGCCACAACTACCACTACTACCCTACCCACAACTACATCCTCATCCATAACTACTCCCCAACCAACAACTACAGCCACAACTACCACTACTACCCTACCCACAAATGCATCTACACCTAGTACTCAAGCAGTAACAACTACAGCTTTCACTACTACTCAACAAACAACTACAGTTTCACCCACAACAACCACTACTCAATCAACACCTGCAACTCCAATTTTCACTTCTACTAAGTCCTCAACTTCTCTTATTACAACTACTATCATTCTACCAAAAACAAGAAGCACCACCACCCTATTAGAAACAACTACAGTACCAACCACAACTACAACCCAGTCCACAACTTTTACACCTAATGGTCCAACTTCTACTACAGTTCCAATTATAACTACTCGCCAACCAACAACTACAGCCACAACTACCACTACTACCCTACCCACAACTACATCCTCATCCATAACTACTCCCAAACCAACAACTACAGCCACAACTACCACTACTACCCTACCCACAAATGCATCTACAACTAGTACTCAAGCAGTAACAACTACAGCTTTCAGTACTACTCAACAAACAACTACAGTTTCACCCACAACAACCACTACTCAATCAACACCTGCAACTGCAATTTTAACTTCTACTAATTCCCCAACTTCAGTTCTTGCAACCACTACCACTCTACCAACGACAAGAAAGACCACCACCCCATTACCAACTACAATAACAGCCACAACTACGACCCAGTCCACAACTTTTACACCTAATGGTCCAACTTCTACTACCGTTCCAATTATAACTACTCCCCAACCAACAACTACAGCCACAACTACCACTACCACCCTACCCACAACTGCATCTACCACTGAACTACCAAATACTACTCCAGTTACCACTAGTACTTCACCCACCACTAGCATCACAACCAAACCTAAGACTATATCTCCATCAACAACTACTTCTCAACAAACAACTACAACCGCTCCTACTACTCCCACTAATAGAAGAGGTACTACTACAAATATGAAAACAACATCTACACGCACCGTATCTAGAGATTCTGCTACGGGATTAGAAGTTCCCCTAAACCTGACCTTCAAAATACCTAAAGAATTTGATTATGCCCTCACTAACAGCAGTTCTGCGGAGTATAAAGCACTGGAAAATACTGTTGTTCTTCAGGTACATTAG
- the LOC125720517 gene encoding hepatitis A virus cellular receptor 1-like, which translates to MTQKITSPTITPKLATTEITLEPTRTTVLTTSTTLPTTHTTASSSTSTTQPTTGPFTTVTLPVTTAKTSSQPLTTLTSTTTQLRTTVPTTTIQPSMTITPTTTTATSPATTNSVPSTTTIQPITTASSPTQLANTSLTITTTPSPTTKITGPSTTTTQSAMTTAETTTGLNRTSSASTTTNEPISTVQTTTATLPTIQFPSRSTTQLTTRMITTQTSSTTICRDPPTRLEGFLILYFNIRQEFTQDYKNSSSAKYKSLENSINTQLYNLYKGLYFSDFLRCIVIHFWPGSIGVTTNLVFQSYSVLPNITTVVDELQEAINNSAVSLDIILNSIYAELPNITNSTTTTEAPNTSLAQPKTNTPTISSTAEMSSAPTTIHEFTTTAATTMPSTSTTAAQPTTSAPVTSFSSTPTVPLTSSMTETATNQQQ; encoded by the exons ATGacacaaaaaattacatctCCAACTATCACTCCAAAGCTGGCCACAACTGAAATTACTCTTGAGCCAACCAGAACTACAGTTCTAACCACCAGTACTACCCTACCCACTACTCACACAACTGCATCTTCATCTACAAGTACTACCCAACCAACTACAGGTCCATTTACCACTGTCACACTACCCGTTACGACAGCTAAAACTAGCTCACAGCCACTGACAACTTTAACTTCCACTACTACCCAACTAAGAACTACAGTTCCAACCACTACTATTCAACCATCAATGACTATAACTCCAACTACCACTACTGCGACATCTCCAGCTACTACAAATTCAGTTCCAAGTACTACTACAATACAGCCAATAACTACAGCTTCCAGTCCTACCCAACTGGCAAATACATCATTGACAATCACTACTACCCCATCCCCAACTACTAAAATTACAGGTCCAAGTACAACTACTACCCAGTCAGCAATGACTACAGCTGAAACTACTACTGGGCTAAACAGAACTTCTTCTGCATCTACAACTACCAATGAACCTATATCTACAGTTCAAACTACTACTGCTACCCTACCCACAATTCAATTCCCATCAAGGTCTACAACCCAATTAACAACTAGAATGATAACTACACAAACATCTTCAACGACAATATGCAGAGATCCTCCTACGAGATTGGAAGGTTTCCTCATATTGTACTTCAACATACGTCAAGAATTTACTCAAGACTACAAGAACAGTAGTTCTGCGAAATATAAATCATTGGAAAATTCTATTAATACTCAG TTGTATAATTTGTACAAAGGATTATACTTCTCAGACTTCCTAAGGTGCATCGTCATACATTTCTG GCCTGGTTCAATAGGAGTAACAACCAATTTGGTCTTCCAAAGTTACTCTGTCCTTCCTAATATTACTACTGTGGTGGACGAACTACAGGAAGCCATTAACAACTCAGCAGTCTCTTTAGATATTATTCTAAATAGCATTTATGCAG AACTACCAAACATCACTAACAGCACAACTACCACAGAAGCTCCGAATACCAGCCTGGCCCAACCAAAGACAAATACACCTACAATAAGCAGTACTGCTGAGATGTCCTCAGCTCCAACTACTATACATGAATTCACAACTAcggctgccaccaccatgccgtcTACAAGTACAACCGCTGCTCAACCCACAACTTCAGCTCCAGTAACCAGCTTCAGCAGTACTCCAACTGTACCTCTAACGTCATCTATGACAGAAACAGCAACA AATCAGCAACAGTAA